The Denitrificimonas caeni genome has a segment encoding these proteins:
- the tssJ gene encoding type VI secretion system lipoprotein TssJ encodes MKMVTIGFKSQRVRALGRGLVVFCSVLLLSACGVTQSVGNGTAAMAEAVFYKKVKVLHLDLSARKTANTDALGVPLSTMVRVYQLRDMKAFAAAEYGALLSTDSHVLDADLLVQNDIYLRPGESYSLSVPLNKETQFVAVTAMFRDPDLTRDSWRVVLAKSELDPDLPRSLTLLNQQLLLRDLKE; translated from the coding sequence ATGAAAATGGTAACTATCGGTTTTAAATCTCAGCGGGTTCGTGCTTTGGGGCGGGGATTGGTTGTGTTTTGTAGTGTGTTGTTGCTGAGTGCCTGCGGTGTTACACAATCTGTAGGTAATGGTACTGCGGCAATGGCAGAGGCTGTTTTTTATAAAAAAGTTAAAGTACTGCATTTAGATTTAAGCGCACGTAAAACGGCGAATACAGACGCGCTGGGTGTACCTTTATCAACGATGGTGCGTGTTTATCAACTGCGTGATATGAAGGCTTTTGCAGCCGCTGAGTATGGTGCATTGCTGTCTACAGATAGTCATGTTCTAGATGCGGATCTACTTGTGCAAAACGATATATATTTGCGTCCTGGAGAGTCGTATTCGCTATCTGTGCCGCTCAACAAAGAAACACAGTTCGTTGCCGTAACAGCGATGTTTCGTGATCCTGACTTAACCCGTGACAGCTGGCGAGTGGTGCTGGCTAAGTCAGAGTTAGACCCAGACTTACCACGCTCTTTAACTTTGTTAAATCAACAGTTATTACTGCGTGATTTAAAGGAGTAA
- the tssE gene encoding type VI secretion system baseplate subunit TssE, translating to MAQPSLYEMLTGFFAGGLAVEQVSEENQLILSVLDNIQRILNARRGTLSHLDDYGLPDMSRIIHGLPGSAHRLLQVLSSTLLKYEPRIKGINLSLLPEIEFGKLSYALEAELHELGVVRFGTEFVADGRVLVRHLKKQQFLSQRETL from the coding sequence GTGGCACAGCCCTCTCTATATGAAATGTTGACTGGATTTTTTGCCGGCGGATTGGCCGTTGAGCAGGTCAGCGAAGAAAACCAGCTGATTTTATCGGTGCTGGATAACATTCAGCGCATTTTGAATGCTCGTCGTGGCACATTGAGTCATCTAGACGACTATGGCTTGCCAGATATGAGCCGTATTATTCATGGCCTACCGGGCTCTGCGCATAGATTGCTGCAGGTGTTAAGCAGCACCTTGTTGAAATATGAGCCAAGAATCAAAGGTATTAACTTAAGCCTCCTACCTGAAATCGAATTTGGCAAGCTCAGCTATGCGTTAGAGGCAGAGTTGCATGAGTTAGGTGTGGTGCGCTTTGGTACCGAGTTTGTCGCAGATGGACGCGTGTTAGTACGGCACTTAAAAAAACAACAGTTTTTATCGCAGCGTGAAACATTGTGA
- the gloA gene encoding lactoylglutathione lyase codes for MRLLHTMLRVGDLDASIAFYTEVLGMQLLRRRDYPEGKFTLAFVGYGDEASNSVIELTHNWGVEKYDLGDGYGHIALEVEDVYKACEDIRARGGKITREPGPMMHGSSILAFVEDPDGYKIELLSPKRAD; via the coding sequence ATGAGACTTTTACATACGATGTTACGGGTTGGCGACCTTGACGCTTCCATTGCTTTTTACACTGAAGTATTGGGCATGCAGTTGTTGCGTCGCCGCGATTATCCCGAGGGTAAGTTTACCTTGGCATTTGTTGGTTACGGTGATGAGGCCAGCAACAGCGTCATTGAATTAACCCACAACTGGGGGGTTGAAAAGTACGACCTGGGTGATGGTTACGGGCATATTGCTTTGGAAGTCGAAGATGTTTATAAGGCTTGCGAAGATATTCGCGCCCGCGGCGGTAAAATTACCCGCGAACCAGGCCCAATGATGCATGGCTCCAGTATTTTAGCCTTCGTTGAAGATCCAGACGGCTACAAAATTGAACTGCTCTCACCAAAGCGCGCTGATTAG
- a CDS encoding efflux transporter outer membrane subunit, which produces MKHTALAAALLAALSGCSLIPNYQQPASPVAAQWDTVDTQHSAVVLPDWREFFQDQQLQSLIETALHNNRDMRIAALNVDAFRAQYRIQRSARFPSVDAGGGANRQRIPGNMNPAGNDSTINSQYSADLGITAWELDLFGRLGSLRDQALETYFASEQAQRSTQLSLIASVATAWLSLQADQEALQLVRDTLATYEDSLRLVERSYDAGVASLLEVQQARTSTSSARVSLAQFERQSAQSRNALNLLLGGEPDIDISTPVPLKHFKFAKLPVGLPADLLQRRPDILQAEYELKAANANIGAARAAFFPSISLTATAGSLSPDLSGLFDSGSGSWLFKPSINLPIFNAGRLRANLDYSEIQKDIRVASYEKAIQTAFQEVADGLSNRMTYKQQLIAHDELVQSGEEYYTLADRRFIEGIDNQLTRLDAQRLLFDAQQQRISTHFAQLASEINLYKALGGGYTEEHAESL; this is translated from the coding sequence ATGAAACATACCGCCCTAGCCGCTGCTTTATTAGCGGCACTGTCGGGTTGCTCACTGATTCCAAACTATCAGCAACCCGCCTCCCCTGTGGCTGCACAATGGGATACTGTGGATACTCAACACAGCGCAGTGGTGTTGCCTGATTGGCGTGAGTTTTTCCAAGATCAACAACTGCAAAGCTTAATTGAAACGGCTTTGCACAATAATCGCGATATGCGTATTGCTGCACTGAATGTGGATGCCTTCCGCGCGCAATACCGCATTCAACGCAGCGCGCGTTTTCCGTCAGTGGATGCTGGCGGTGGCGCGAACCGCCAGCGCATTCCCGGCAATATGAATCCAGCCGGCAATGACTCGACCATTAACAGCCAGTACTCTGCAGACTTAGGCATCACCGCTTGGGAACTGGACTTATTTGGTCGTTTAGGCAGCTTGCGTGATCAAGCCTTAGAAACCTACTTCGCCAGCGAGCAAGCGCAGCGCAGTACTCAACTGAGCTTAATTGCCAGCGTGGCTACCGCTTGGCTCTCTCTGCAAGCTGATCAAGAAGCCTTGCAATTGGTGCGCGATACTTTAGCGACCTATGAGGATAGCTTAAGACTGGTCGAGCGCAGTTATGATGCTGGTGTGGCCTCGCTACTGGAAGTGCAGCAAGCACGTACTTCGACCAGTAGCGCGCGGGTCAGCCTGGCCCAGTTTGAGCGGCAGAGTGCACAAAGCCGCAATGCCCTGAATTTACTTCTGGGCGGTGAGCCAGACATTGATATCAGCACTCCAGTACCACTCAAGCATTTTAAATTTGCTAAGTTACCTGTGGGTTTACCAGCAGATTTACTGCAGCGTCGTCCTGATATTCTACAAGCGGAATACGAACTCAAAGCAGCTAACGCCAATATTGGTGCTGCCCGTGCAGCGTTTTTCCCCAGCATCAGTCTGACCGCCACCGCAGGTAGCTTAAGCCCAGATCTATCTGGCTTATTTGATAGCGGCAGTGGCTCATGGCTATTTAAACCAAGCATTAACCTGCCTATTTTTAATGCCGGTCGTTTACGGGCGAACTTGGATTACAGTGAAATCCAAAAAGATATTCGCGTAGCCAGTTACGAGAAAGCCATTCAAACCGCTTTCCAAGAAGTGGCCGATGGTTTAAGCAACCGCATGACCTACAAGCAACAGCTGATCGCCCATGATGAACTGGTGCAGTCCGGTGAGGAATACTACACCTTGGCTGATCGCCGCTTCATAGAAGGCATTGATAATCAGCTGACGCGCTTGGATGCGCAGCGTTTGCTGTTTGATGCACAGCAGCAACGGATTAGCACGCACTTTGCGCAGTTAGCCAGCGAGATCAACCTGTATAAAGCCCTTGGCGGTGGCTATACAGAGGAGCACGCAGAGTCGCTCTAA
- a CDS encoding argininosuccinate synthase has product MSDVKKVVLAYSGGLDTSVILKWLQDTYNCEVVTFTADLGQGEEVEPARAKAQALGVKEIYIDDLREEFVRDFVFPMFRANTIYEGEYLLGTSIARPLIAKRLIEIANETGADAISHGATGKGNDQVRFELGAYALKPGVKVIAPWREWDLLSREKLMDYAAKHNIEIERHGNKKSPYSMDANLLHISYEGGVLEDTWTEHEEEMWRWTNSPENAPDKAQYIELTYRKGDIVAIDGVEKSPATVLAELNRIGGEHGIGRVDIVENRYVGMKARGCYETPGGTIMLKAHRAIESITLDREVAHLKDGLMPKYAELIYNGYWWSPERAMLQTMIDASQANVNGVVRLKLYKGNITVIGRKSDDSLFDAAIATFEDDAGAYDQADAAGFIKLNALRLRIAASKGRKLL; this is encoded by the coding sequence ATGTCAGACGTCAAGAAGGTGGTTCTCGCCTATTCCGGTGGCTTGGACACTTCGGTCATTCTTAAATGGCTGCAAGATACGTACAACTGTGAGGTTGTTACTTTTACCGCTGATTTGGGTCAAGGTGAAGAAGTCGAGCCGGCACGTGCTAAAGCGCAAGCTTTAGGTGTTAAAGAAATCTACATTGACGATCTACGCGAAGAGTTTGTTCGTGACTTTGTCTTCCCGATGTTCCGCGCCAACACAATTTATGAAGGCGAATATTTATTAGGTACTTCAATTGCGCGTCCGCTGATTGCTAAGCGCTTGATTGAAATTGCCAACGAAACCGGTGCTGATGCGATTTCGCACGGTGCAACCGGTAAAGGTAATGACCAAGTACGTTTTGAGTTGGGTGCTTATGCACTTAAGCCAGGCGTGAAAGTGATCGCGCCTTGGCGTGAGTGGGATTTATTGTCCCGTGAAAAGCTGATGGATTACGCGGCGAAGCACAATATTGAAATTGAGCGTCACGGTAATAAAAAATCACCGTACTCAATGGATGCCAACTTACTGCACATTTCTTATGAAGGCGGCGTGTTGGAAGACACCTGGACTGAGCATGAAGAAGAGATGTGGCGTTGGACTAACTCACCTGAAAATGCTCCAGATAAGGCGCAGTACATTGAGTTGACCTACCGTAAAGGTGATATTGTTGCTATTGATGGCGTTGAGAAATCTCCGGCAACAGTTTTAGCTGAGCTGAATCGCATTGGTGGTGAGCATGGCATTGGCCGTGTGGATATCGTGGAAAACCGTTATGTGGGCATGAAGGCTCGCGGTTGCTACGAAACCCCAGGCGGCACCATTATGCTCAAAGCGCACCGTGCCATAGAGTCCATTACTTTAGACCGTGAAGTGGCGCACTTAAAAGATGGTTTAATGCCTAAGTATGCTGAGTTGATTTACAATGGCTACTGGTGGAGTCCTGAGCGTGCCATGTTGCAGACGATGATTGATGCGTCGCAAGCAAACGTGAACGGTGTGGTGCGTTTGAAACTGTATAAAGGCAATATCACTGTGATTGGCCGTAAATCAGACGACTCACTGTTTGATGCAGCCATTGCCACCTTTGAAGACGATGCAGGCGCTTACGACCAAGCAGATGCGGCAGGCTTTATTAAGCTCAATGCCTTGCGTTTACGCATTGCAGCCTCCAAAGGCCGTAAGTTGCTGTAA
- the tssG gene encoding type VI secretion system baseplate subunit TssG — MAREPQSDITELIHSLQPRLAQTNFYRFCQLLEQSQTLAVKLGAGHSAKTDPVRFRPHPGMGFPVSELKTIDIAEGEMQRPTVRTTFLGLYGVMSPLPTAYIDHIAQGAEGSQPLSDFLDIFNHRLTTQFYRVWRKYSYPATFEPGGADRTSQYLLGLVGLGIEGCAAQIGTPVSRFLALLGTMRLPTRTAEGISALVRLLAPNTQVRVVPHDKRRIPLLAAAQLSTRHPLSLMNKPVLGRTATDVNSQVLIQLSSSDADEVQRWLPDGQLHNDLLALLHVYLGARLHARLELKVLRSLLPDAQLSATGRQGGQLGQTAVLKSQEAHSKGACSERLITIGLGRYQALPEQTKRIEADENGNYRF, encoded by the coding sequence ATGGCTCGAGAACCACAATCAGACATTACCGAGCTGATTCATAGCCTGCAGCCGCGACTTGCACAGACTAATTTTTATCGGTTTTGTCAGCTGCTGGAACAAAGCCAGACGCTTGCGGTAAAACTCGGTGCAGGTCACAGCGCCAAGACTGATCCAGTGCGTTTTCGACCGCATCCGGGCATGGGCTTCCCAGTGAGTGAGTTGAAAACGATTGATATTGCCGAAGGGGAGATGCAGCGGCCGACAGTGCGTACAACCTTCTTAGGTTTGTATGGTGTGATGTCGCCATTACCCACCGCTTATATTGATCATATTGCACAAGGTGCAGAGGGTAGCCAACCGTTATCTGACTTCTTAGATATTTTTAATCACCGCTTAACCACACAGTTTTACCGTGTGTGGCGTAAATATTCATACCCTGCCACATTTGAGCCTGGAGGTGCTGATCGCACTTCGCAGTATTTGTTGGGATTGGTTGGGTTGGGTATTGAGGGGTGTGCGGCGCAGATCGGTACGCCGGTATCACGTTTTTTAGCGTTACTTGGCACCATGCGCTTGCCGACACGTACTGCAGAAGGGATTAGTGCATTAGTACGCTTACTGGCTCCGAATACTCAAGTACGCGTCGTGCCGCATGATAAACGCCGTATTCCTTTATTGGCAGCGGCACAGCTGAGTACGCGCCATCCGCTGAGCTTGATGAATAAGCCTGTGTTAGGGCGCACCGCAACTGATGTCAACAGCCAAGTGCTTATTCAATTGAGCAGCAGTGATGCTGATGAGGTTCAGCGTTGGTTGCCAGACGGTCAACTGCATAATGATTTGTTGGCTTTATTGCATGTGTATTTAGGTGCGCGCTTACATGCCCGTCTAGAGCTAAAAGTGTTACGTAGTTTATTGCCTGATGCCCAGCTCAGCGCAACCGGGCGGCAGGGCGGCCAGCTTGGTCAAACTGCGGTGCTAAAAAGTCAAGAAGCGCACTCTAAGGGTGCTTGCTCTGAGCGGCTGATTACAATTGGCTTGGGCCGTTATCAAGCACTTCCTGAACAAACTAAAAGAATAGAGGCAGATGAAAATGGTAACTATCGGTTTTAA
- a CDS encoding efflux RND transporter periplasmic adaptor subunit: MTRSSSRATAVALTLASALLISACDNKNESATGDKQPAPKVGIVTLSSGSYTLTSELPGRTAAYRVAEVRPQVNGIIQKRLFKEGSDVKANEQLYQIDPAIYEANLKSAQANLLAVRSLAERYKVLVEERAVSRQQYDDANANRLEAEAALERAKIEQRYTRVLAPISGRIGRSSVSEGALVSNGQAQELAVIQQIDPIYVDVTQSANELLRLRRELAAGQLKKASDSAAHVTLKLQDNSDYPHSGTLEFSEVSVDASTGSVTIRAVFPNPDGMLLPGMFVHASLIDGVQDKVILAPQQGITRNPKGEATALVVTPDNKVELRTLVAQRTVGNRWLVTEGLKEGEQLITEGLQFVQPGMTVETFPANNVQPEAASTKATTTDTSQAQ, translated from the coding sequence ATGACCCGCTCTTCATCACGCGCTACTGCTGTCGCTTTGACTCTCGCTAGCGCATTACTGATCAGTGCCTGCGACAACAAAAACGAATCAGCAACAGGCGATAAACAGCCGGCACCCAAAGTAGGTATCGTCACTTTATCGTCAGGATCTTATACTTTAACCAGTGAGCTACCCGGCAGAACAGCTGCTTACCGTGTTGCGGAAGTCCGCCCACAGGTCAACGGCATTATCCAAAAGCGTCTGTTTAAAGAAGGCAGTGATGTCAAAGCCAATGAGCAACTGTATCAAATTGATCCAGCCATCTATGAAGCTAACTTAAAAAGCGCGCAAGCCAATTTATTAGCAGTACGCTCATTAGCTGAGCGCTATAAAGTGCTGGTCGAAGAACGTGCCGTCAGTCGTCAACAATATGATGATGCCAATGCTAATCGCCTTGAAGCAGAGGCTGCACTGGAACGGGCGAAAATTGAACAACGTTATACCCGCGTACTGGCACCCATTTCTGGGCGCATTGGTCGCTCCAGCGTCAGTGAAGGTGCTTTAGTCAGCAATGGCCAAGCGCAAGAGCTTGCAGTGATTCAACAAATTGATCCCATCTACGTTGATGTCACCCAGTCGGCCAATGAGCTGCTGCGTTTACGCCGTGAGCTGGCTGCCGGACAACTGAAAAAAGCCAGCGATAGTGCCGCTCATGTCACTTTGAAGTTACAAGACAACAGCGACTACCCACACAGCGGCACCTTAGAGTTCTCCGAAGTATCAGTGGATGCCAGCACAGGCTCAGTCACCATTCGTGCGGTTTTCCCTAACCCAGACGGCATGTTGTTGCCCGGTATGTTTGTCCACGCCAGTTTAATTGACGGCGTACAAGATAAAGTAATTTTGGCGCCACAACAGGGCATCACCCGCAACCCTAAAGGGGAAGCAACCGCCCTTGTCGTGACCCCGGACAACAAAGTTGAGCTGCGCACCTTGGTCGCACAACGCACCGTCGGCAACCGCTGGTTAGTCACCGAAGGCTTAAAAGAAGGCGAGCAACTGATTACCGAAGGCCTGCAATTTGTGCAGCCGGGCATGACCGTTGAAACCTTCCCAGCCAATAATGTGCAACCTGAAGCAGCTTCAACTAAAGCAACTACAACCGACACAAGCCAAGCTCAATAA
- a CDS encoding VasL domain-containing protein, with product MSLQFEQHVKQGGDPRNFPDFAALKDELSKLHHPARPDINWQYAENLCLSLFRQNGVELQSAAWYSYIRTQRVGLQGMNEGLSLVHALICHQWQTLWPAQVHLRVEILAQLSERLLQSVRGYQMLYSDLPALYKAESFLSAICNTLETLELKYLSQLERLHNFVHNAAKRLESLEGTDSELSTIEHSDVTSRNGIPSTVPPDNTLVYVVQTEPKEQSLIPGQGVQQKRKSELLVGLCSGLLLGAGLLALSLWVWQLSAHNSLQEQLAPSFFIAPVLLSESQRVTLDPEQLKAESSWLLSTTAMQLEQLERFTPVWAQEHAQGLLKQLQQLLPNNAAASALGEQWQQQLQLNAISIDDLQAWHAGMEQLAELSAKLNTLDEKRGRYMTVSELKTAVFNIREAFTQKTPLEERLNQLQESSRNGPLAPALVQQTDADFKQLLNRYALIKQGNSYQE from the coding sequence ATGAGTTTGCAGTTTGAGCAACATGTGAAACAAGGTGGCGACCCCCGTAATTTTCCTGACTTTGCCGCACTAAAGGATGAGTTAAGTAAATTGCACCACCCTGCGAGGCCCGATATTAATTGGCAATACGCCGAAAACCTGTGTTTATCTTTATTTCGTCAAAACGGTGTAGAGCTGCAAAGTGCCGCTTGGTACAGCTATATACGCACCCAACGCGTAGGTTTGCAGGGTATGAATGAGGGGTTATCACTGGTGCATGCTTTAATTTGTCATCAGTGGCAAACCCTGTGGCCTGCGCAGGTGCATCTGCGGGTTGAGATTTTAGCGCAACTGAGTGAGCGCTTACTGCAAAGTGTGCGTGGTTATCAAATGCTGTATAGCGATTTACCTGCACTGTACAAAGCTGAAAGCTTTTTAAGCGCGATCTGTAACACCTTGGAAACATTGGAGTTAAAGTATTTAAGTCAGTTAGAGCGTCTGCATAATTTTGTTCATAACGCCGCTAAACGCTTAGAAAGTTTAGAGGGCACGGACAGTGAATTATCAACCATTGAGCACAGCGATGTTACCTCTCGAAACGGTATACCGAGCACTGTACCGCCCGATAATACACTGGTGTATGTGGTACAGACTGAGCCTAAAGAACAGTCGTTGATACCCGGTCAAGGTGTGCAGCAAAAACGTAAAAGCGAGTTACTGGTAGGGCTATGCAGTGGCCTTTTACTGGGTGCTGGACTATTGGCATTGAGTCTGTGGGTATGGCAGCTGTCGGCGCACAATTCATTGCAAGAGCAGTTAGCGCCCAGCTTTTTTATTGCGCCAGTATTGCTTAGTGAATCTCAGCGAGTAACTTTAGATCCCGAACAGTTGAAGGCTGAGTCGAGTTGGTTGCTGAGCACTACAGCTATGCAGCTTGAGCAGTTAGAGCGATTTACACCTGTGTGGGCGCAAGAGCACGCGCAAGGCTTGCTAAAGCAACTGCAGCAATTGCTACCGAACAACGCCGCTGCGTCTGCTTTAGGTGAACAATGGCAACAGCAGTTGCAGCTGAATGCAATATCTATTGATGACCTTCAAGCATGGCATGCCGGTATGGAGCAACTGGCAGAGCTGAGTGCAAAACTAAATACCTTAGATGAAAAACGCGGACGCTATATGACCGTGTCAGAACTGAAGACTGCGGTATTTAATATTCGCGAAGCCTTTACACAAAAGACACCGCTCGAAGAGCGTCTAAATCAACTACAAGAATCCAGTCGTAATGGCCCGCTAGCTCCAGCTTTAGTGCAACAAACGGATGCCGACTTTAAACAACTGCTCAACCGTTATGCGTTGATTAAGCAAGGGAATAGTTATCAGGAGTGA
- a CDS encoding efflux RND transporter permease subunit, which translates to MSNFFIDRPIFAWVLALVIMLIGGLAILKLPVNQYPSIAPPSVSISVSYPGASAQTVQDTVVQVIEQQLNGIDGLRYISSDSNSDGSMSISVTFEQDVDPDIAQVQVQNKLQLATPLLPQEVQQQGIRVTKSASNFLMVVGIISEDGSMSRFDLADYTVSNIQDPISRTAGVGDFQIFGAPYAMRIWLDPGKLTNFAITPVDVANAIRAQNVQVSSGQLGGLPAVANQQLTATIIGKTRFETPEQFENILLKVDEDGSQVRLKDVARVELGGENYSINAEYNGSPATGIGIKLATGANALDTARAVRETLAELEPFFPAGMKIVYPYDTTPVISASIKGVVVTLAEAIVLVFLVMYLFLQNIRVTLIPALAVPVVILGTFGVLAVFGYSINTLTMFAMVLSIGLLVDDAIVVVENVERIMEEEGLSPIEATRKSMGQIQSALVGIGLVLSAVFIPMAFFEGSTGQIYKQFSVTIVSAMVLSVLVALIFTPALCATMLKPIPQGGNLEKRGFFGWFNRTFHSGVLKYEQGVAAMIKRKTPYLLLYVIIIAIMGWMFTKIPTSFLPDEDQGVLFAQVQTPAGSTAERTYEVVSKMRDYLLEEESDTVRSVFAITGFNFAGRGQNSGMAFIGLKPWDERTLPSESVFALAQRAQQHFFTFRDAMVFAFVPPAVMELGNATGFNMYLQDRAGVGHQVLSQARDQFVQMANEDPRLTQVRANGLRDEPQYKLTIDDEKARSMGLSLADINQTLSSAWGSSYVNDFIDRGRVKKVFIQAEAGARMDPKDLDKWYVRNDKGEMTPFSSFAHGEWTYGSPKLSRYNGVPAMEILGSPTPGYSSGDAMAAVEELSKKLPEGIGMSWTGLSYEEQLSGGQAPALYALSLLVVFLCLAAMYESWSIPFSVMLVVPLGIIGALLATYGRGLSNDVYFQIGLLTTIGLSARNAILIVEFAKAQHEGGKSLVDAAIEASRIRFRPIIMTSLAFVLGVTPLAIATGAGAGSKHAIGTGVIGGMLTAMLLAVFFVPLFYVLVSRLFKSAADRKLEDGQ; encoded by the coding sequence ATGTCGAACTTCTTTATCGACCGCCCCATTTTTGCTTGGGTATTAGCCCTAGTAATTATGTTAATTGGTGGTCTGGCAATTCTTAAACTGCCAGTGAATCAATACCCGAGCATTGCCCCACCCTCGGTGAGCATTTCGGTCAGCTACCCAGGTGCTTCTGCGCAAACTGTGCAAGACACCGTGGTGCAAGTCATTGAGCAGCAGCTCAATGGTATTGATGGTCTGCGCTACATTTCCTCCGACAGTAACTCCGATGGCAGCATGAGCATCAGCGTAACGTTCGAGCAAGATGTTGACCCAGACATCGCCCAAGTACAGGTGCAAAATAAGCTGCAACTGGCGACGCCACTCTTGCCGCAAGAAGTGCAGCAGCAAGGCATCCGCGTTACCAAGTCAGCCAGTAACTTCTTAATGGTTGTCGGTATCATTTCTGAAGACGGCAGCATGTCACGCTTTGACTTGGCCGACTACACTGTATCCAACATTCAAGACCCTATCTCACGAACAGCCGGTGTTGGTGACTTCCAGATCTTTGGTGCGCCTTACGCCATGCGTATTTGGCTGGATCCTGGCAAATTAACCAACTTTGCCATTACTCCGGTGGACGTTGCTAATGCAATTCGCGCACAAAACGTACAGGTGTCCTCCGGCCAGTTGGGTGGTTTACCCGCAGTAGCTAATCAGCAACTGACGGCAACCATTATTGGTAAAACCCGTTTTGAAACCCCTGAGCAGTTTGAAAACATCTTACTCAAAGTTGATGAAGACGGCTCACAAGTACGCTTAAAAGACGTTGCGCGAGTTGAACTCGGCGGTGAAAACTACAGTATCAATGCTGAATATAATGGTAGCCCTGCCACCGGTATCGGAATCAAACTGGCCACTGGCGCTAACGCTTTGGACACTGCCCGCGCAGTGCGTGAAACCTTAGCCGAGCTGGAGCCCTTCTTCCCAGCGGGAATGAAAATTGTTTACCCGTACGACACTACTCCGGTTATCTCTGCATCAATTAAGGGTGTAGTTGTCACCTTAGCAGAAGCTATTGTTCTGGTGTTCTTGGTGATGTATTTATTCCTACAGAACATCCGCGTGACCTTAATCCCCGCCTTAGCGGTGCCTGTAGTTATTTTAGGGACCTTTGGTGTCCTCGCCGTATTTGGCTACAGCATTAACACCCTCACCATGTTCGCCATGGTACTTTCCATCGGGCTCTTGGTGGATGACGCCATTGTCGTGGTGGAAAACGTCGAACGGATTATGGAGGAAGAAGGCTTATCGCCCATTGAAGCAACCCGTAAATCTATGGGCCAAATTCAAAGTGCACTGGTCGGTATTGGTCTGGTGCTCTCTGCCGTATTTATCCCCATGGCCTTCTTTGAGGGCTCAACCGGACAAATTTATAAGCAGTTCTCGGTCACCATTGTTTCCGCCATGGTGCTCTCGGTATTGGTTGCGTTAATCTTTACACCAGCGCTGTGTGCCACCATGCTCAAGCCCATTCCGCAAGGTGGTAACTTGGAAAAACGTGGTTTCTTCGGTTGGTTTAACCGCACCTTCCACAGCGGCGTTCTCAAGTATGAGCAAGGTGTGGCCGCGATGATCAAGCGCAAAACACCTTACTTGTTGTTGTACGTGATTATCATTGCAATCATGGGTTGGATGTTTACTAAAATCCCCACCTCGTTTTTGCCTGATGAAGACCAAGGTGTACTCTTTGCCCAGGTGCAAACCCCTGCTGGCTCGACCGCAGAGCGCACCTATGAAGTGGTTAGCAAGATGCGTGATTACTTGCTGGAAGAAGAGAGTGACACTGTTCGCTCTGTATTTGCCATTACCGGCTTTAACTTTGCCGGTCGCGGTCAAAACTCCGGCATGGCCTTTATTGGTCTTAAGCCTTGGGATGAGCGTACTCTGCCCAGCGAAAGCGTTTTTGCTTTAGCCCAGCGCGCACAGCAGCATTTCTTCACTTTCCGCGATGCCATGGTGTTTGCTTTTGTGCCACCGGCAGTAATGGAGCTGGGTAATGCCACCGGTTTTAATATGTACTTGCAAGACCGCGCTGGTGTCGGTCACCAGGTCTTGAGCCAAGCCCGCGACCAGTTTGTGCAGATGGCCAATGAAGATCCGCGCTTAACTCAAGTACGGGCCAACGGTTTGCGTGATGAGCCACAATACAAGTTAACTATTGATGATGAGAAAGCCAGATCCATGGGCTTATCTCTAGCTGATATCAACCAAACCCTGTCCTCAGCCTGGGGAAGCAGCTATGTCAACGACTTTATTGACCGCGGCCGGGTGAAGAAAGTCTTTATCCAAGCTGAAGCCGGCGCCCGCATGGATCCAAAAGATCTCGACAAGTGGTATGTGCGTAACGATAAAGGCGAAATGACGCCCTTTAGCAGCTTCGCTCACGGTGAGTGGACTTACGGCTCACCTAAACTGTCGCGTTATAACGGTGTACCTGCAATGGAGATTCTGGGTAGCCCAACCCCAGGTTACAGCTCCGGTGACGCCATGGCTGCGGTGGAAGAGCTCAGCAAGAAGCTGCCTGAAGGCATAGGCATGTCTTGGACTGGCTTGTCCTATGAAGAGCAGCTCTCCGGTGGTCAAGCGCCAGCTTTATATGCGTTATCATTGCTGGTGGTGTTCTTATGTTTGGCCGCCATGTATGAAAGCTGGTCGATTCCTTTCTCGGTGATGCTGGTGGTACCACTGGGTATTATTGGTGCGTTATTGGCCACCTATGGCCGCGGTTTATCCAATGACGTCTACTTCCAAATTGGCTTGTTGACCACCATTGGTTTGTCAGCGCGTAACGCCATTTTGATTGTGGAGTTTGCCAAGGCTCAACATGAAGGCGGCAAAAGCTTAGTGGATGCTGCCATCGAGGCCAGCCGTATACGTTTCCGCCCCATCATTATGACTTCTCTAGCCTTTGTTTTAGGAGTTACTCCCTTAGCGATTGCCACCGGTGCTGGTGCCGGTAGTAAACACGCCATTGGTACTGGGGTGATTGGCGGAATGCTCACTGCAATGCTTTTGGCAGTGTTCTTTGTACCATTATTTTATGTTCTAGTGAGCCGCTTATTTAAATCAGCTGCTGACCGCAAACTGGAGGACGGACAATGA